A part of Oncorhynchus masou masou isolate Uvic2021 chromosome 21, UVic_Omas_1.1, whole genome shotgun sequence genomic DNA contains:
- the LOC135507935 gene encoding LOW QUALITY PROTEIN: ras and Rab interactor 3-like (The sequence of the model RefSeq protein was modified relative to this genomic sequence to represent the inferred CDS: inserted 1 base in 1 codon; deleted 1 base in 1 codon) — translation MTPPTPPSKPSSPPVSPPPPVSPADPTPSPPFHLDSSTPLPPKPLTPSSPSSSTPPLLSASEPHPPQIDLTIGSTDTTDVPHATVPEDCTPPLPKPLAEASTSLLPTPISPQVSVPSTIPFPNILDVSPPPLPLDMSSSVPELSSSEPTVQALSSHPVPNPSSLPLSSACVPPIAKTPLPTPPIHPLSKPSLSPFSSPPVPPVSKFSSPPLPRPSATRKLSGPSQPRPPVPHPHSIAKPSSPALPRPPLPSTKPSSPPLPTPLVPLSAKPSSAPAPAPTPATDPPPSISILEKLIKTCPVWLQLAMAQEKSSLILKKETPGIFLVRKSPDQKAMVLSVRVSNQQGELQVQDILVKEEKSLIYLEGSVLVFDTIFKLISFYCVSRDILPFTLRLPEVIVQATKYEDIETISTLGSDFWGSQLNSSSEEPGQKDTPVEQGRGHSSSCEIHLSAGTGNERLWYVNPVFIEEYCSSLEASTPVAAPILRSQSLNTPGQGQGQVPPKFKXPPPRPPNAPEGLLLSQGAKHGNRGTSDSPSPRSPPTPLTVTTKLGQKGEGNCSKGNGEGERAASQLFSEREVSVTATDSVAATQPLEHLSPHGATARHQHPAPRPPPHRIPLVPLRRMPSEKRPPPPGQEPPQPEGGPLTLTTPSKRKMKEEGSVGTVPVSSLVCIDGTTNMVEEKKELRVEPYAGETETLQRQGTSETSNSSDAVSVAAPAPLTKRAAPPVPPPRKNKPSQATPTTTLSTDVIGGGLLSINASSDTPQTSSIPSPARRAISIAEGEVRENRGADVSLYAPDGGTALPALDHDSYSTSSTEEEADTVASQAGGAIGTNNTKVSMKRTPTIMLDRAKQRLSMVNFSSVFTNFMSADHKLQKRMVELSRDGSSYFGNLVKDYRVYILETMGKHSSSTELLQEIRQMITQLKSYLIQSTELQNLLEPNVYTEDKLEVIMEAALCKAVLKPLREAVYSGLKDIHSGGSLKRLKENQSVVLGTTTTDLGVTTSVPEIPVMEKINLKLMTLHLEYSPQKKIDLLLKTCKIIYESMSIGCPGKAFGVDDFLPVLMYVLARSNMAFLLLDVEYMMELMDPALQLGEGSYYLTTTYGALEHIKNYDKQAVTQQLSLEIQDSIHRWEKRRTLNKARVSRSSVQDFINVSFLEAGSNTKTLGVLPTTTAQDLCAQCAEKFEVLEPEFYSLSVLVEGHYQLLAPGESPLTIKSSFHHSEPRKEYHFVYRPGRTESEGQEAESEEPAPTAPTAETEPDEEESLIEI, via the exons ATGACTCCCCCGACTCCCCCCTCTaaaccctcctctccccctgtctcaccCCCACCCCCTGTCTCACCCGCTGACCCCACTCCCTCACCACCATTCCATTTagactcctccacccccctcccccctaaacccctcactccctcctcaccctcctcatcCACACCACCCCTTCTTTCAGCATCTGAACCACACCCTCCTCAAATTGACTTGACCATTGGCTCCACTGACACCACTGATGTCCCTCATGCCACTGTCCCAGAGGACTGTACCCCCCCACTCCCCAAACCCCTAGCAGAGGCATCCACTTCACTCCTCCCCACACCAATATCCCCTCAAGTCTCAGTACCCTCTACAATCCCTTTTCCTAATATCTTggatgtctctcctcctcctctccccttagaTATGTCCTCTTCAGTCCCGGAGCTCTCTTCTTCAGAGCCAACCGTACAAGCACTTTCCTCTCACCCAGTCCCAAATccctcctcacttcctctctcctctgcctgtgtACCTCCTATAGCAAaaacccctctccccactccccccaTTCATCCTCTCTCAAAACCCTCCttatctcctttctcctctccccctgttccccctgtcTCAAAgttctcttccccccctcttccGAGACCCTCAGCAACTCGAAAACTCTCCGGTCCATCCCAGCCGAGACCCCCTGTTCCTCACCCTCACTCGATAGCGAAGCcatcctcccctgctctccccagACCCCCTCTTCCATCTACCAAGCCctcgtctccccctctccccaccccgCTAGTCCCTCTTTCAGCTAAGCcctcctcagccccagccccagccccaaccccagccacaGACCCACCACCTAGCATCAGTATCCTGGAGAAGCTGATCAAAACATGTCCTGTGTGGTTGCAGTTAGCCATGGCCCAGGAGAAATCCTCACTTATACTGAAGAAAGAAACTCCTGGG ATCTTTTTAGTGCGCAAAAGCCCGGACCAGAAGGCCATGGTTCTGTCAGTACGTGTGTCTAACCAGCAGGGGGAGCTTCAGGTCCAGGACATTCTGGTTAAAGAAGAGAAGTCAT TGATCTACCTGGAAGGGTCTGTCCTGGTCTTTGACACCATCTTCAAACTCATCTCCTTCTACTGTGTCAGCCG GGATATTCTCCCCTTCACTCTGAGGTTGCCAGAGGTCATCGTCCAGGCAACCAAGTATGAAGATATAGAGACGATATCGACTTTAGGCTCAG ATTTCTGGGGCTCTCAGCTGAACAGTTCCTCTGAGGAGCCAGGACAAAAGGACACACCAGTAGAGCAGGGCCGGGGTCACAGCTCCTCCTGTGAGATCCATCTGTCTGCTGGGACCGGTAACGAGCGGCTGTGGTACGTTAACCCCGTCTTCATTGAGGAGTATTGCAGCAGCCTGGAGGCCTCCACCCCCGTCGCTGCTCCCATCCTCAGGAGCCAGAGCCTGAACACCCCAGGCCAAGGGCAGGGCCAAGTACCCCCCAAATTCA CGCCCCCACCCCGACCCCCTAATGCCCCCGAGGGATTGTTACTGTCACAGGGGGCCAAGCATGGGAACAGAGGGACGTCTGATTCCCCCTCCCCACGCTCACCACCCACACCTCTTACAGTTACAACCAAGTTAGGGCAGAAAGGAGAAGGAAACTGCAGCAAAGgcaatggggagggagagagagctgcttCTCAGCttttctcagagagagaggtgtcagttACAGCCACTGACTCAGTAGCAGCTACTCAGCCTCTAGAGCATCTGTCACCACACGGAGCAACAGCTAGACATCAGCACCCAGCACCCCGACCACCCCCACACAGGATACCACTTGTGCCCCTACGGCGGATGCCCTCAGAGAAGCGTCCCCCACCCCCAGGACAGGAGCCGCCCCAGCCAGAAGGAGGCCCCCTGACCCTCACCACACCCTCAAAGAGGAagatgaaggaggagggaagtgttgGCACAGTGCCTGTTTCTTCACTGGTGTGCATCGACGGCACCACCAACATggtagaggagaagaaggagtTAAGAGTGGAGCCCTATgctggtgagacagagacactgcAGAGGCAAGGGACATCAGAGACTTCAAACAGCAGTGACGCTGTTAGCGTGGCTGCACCAGCCCCTCTGACGAAGAGGGCCGCACCGCCAGTCCCGCCTCCCAGAAAGAATAAGCCCTCCCAGGCCACGCCCACTACAACTCTCTCCACAGACGTGATAGGTGGAGGACTTCTTTCAATCAATGCGTCATCAGACACACCCCAGACCTCCAGCATCCCCTCGCCAGCCCGGAGGGCCATTTCCATCgctgagggggaggtgagggagaacAGGGGGGCAGATGTGTCCCTGTACGCCCCTGATGGTGGCACGGCCCTCCCTGCACTGGACCATGACTCTTACTCTACCAGCAGCACAGAGGAGGAGGCCGACACGGTGGCCAGTCAGGCTGGAGGGGCCATTGGGACCAACAATACCAAA GTGTCAATGAAAAGGACCCCGACCATCATGCTGGACCGTGCCAAGCAACGCCTCTCCATGGTCAACTTCTCCAGTGTGTTCACCAACTTCATGAGCGCTGACCACAAGCTGCAGAAGAGGATGGTGGAACTGTCCCGGGACGGGAGCTCCTACTTCGGGAACCTGGTGAAGGATTACAG GGTGTACATTCTGGAGACCATGGGGAAGCACAGCTCCAGCACTGAGCTGCTGCAGGAGATCAGGCAGATGATAACCCAGCTGAAGAGTTACCTCATCCAGAGCACTGAGCTGCAGAACCTCCTGGAGCCCAACGTCTACACAGAGGACAAACTAG AGGTGATTATGGAGGCTGCTCTGTGTAAGGCTGTGCTGAAGCCTCTGCGGGAGGCTGTCTACTCCGGCCTGAAGGACATCCACTCC GGGGGCTCTCTGAAGAGGCTGAAGGAGAACCAGAGTGTGGTCCTGGGCACCACCACCACAGATCTGGGGGTCACCACCAGCGTTCCAGAGATCCCTGTCATGGAGAAG ATCAATCTGAAGCTGATGACCCTCCACCTTGAGTACTCCCCTCAGAAGAAGATTGATCTGCTCCTCAAGACCTGCAAGATCATCTATGAGTCCATGTCTATAGGCTGCCCAG GAAAGGCCTTTGGTGTAGATGACTTCCTGCCAGTGCTGATGTACGTCCTGGCAAGGAGCAACATGGCCTTCCTGCTACTGGACGTAGAGTACATGATGGAGCTGATGGACCCTGCACTGCAGCTAGGAGAAG GCTCCTACTACCTGACGACCACGTATGGGGCCTTGGAGCACATAAAGAACTATGACAAGCAGGCGGTGACACAGCAGCTCAGTCTGGAGATCCAGGACTCTATCCACCGCTGGGAGAAGAGACGCACCCTGAACAAGGCTCGGGTGTCACGCTCATCTGTACAG GACTTCATCAATGTGTCGTTCCTGGAGGCGGGGTCTAACACTAAGACCCTGGGGGTTCTCCCCACCACCACGGCCCAGGACCTGTGTGCCCAGTGTGCTGAGAAGTTCGAGGTGCTGGAGCCAGAGTTCTACAG CCTGAGTGTACTAGTTGAGGGCCACTACCAGCTCCTGGCCCCGGGGGAGTCCCCCCTCACCATCAAGTCTAGTTTTCACCACAGTGAGCCCCGCAAGGAGTACCATTTTGTCTACCGGCCTGGAAGGACAGAGTCGGAAGGGCAGGAGGCAGAGAGTGAGGAGCCAGCGCCCACAGCGCCCACAGCGGAGACAGAGCCTGACGAGGAGGAGAGTCTGATCGAGATATGa